A section of the Myxocyprinus asiaticus isolate MX2 ecotype Aquarium Trade chromosome 40, UBuf_Myxa_2, whole genome shotgun sequence genome encodes:
- the LOC127431231 gene encoding potassium channel subfamily K member 13-like, whose translation MPRGRNVSNSCCLPLHLNEDNARFGLLAALILLYLLCGAVVFSALEHPSELEAHKRWEEQLANFTQQNSINLNSLESLLKQYEEAFVAGVRVDKLRPRWDFSGAFYFVGTVISTIGFGMTTPVTIAGKIFLIFYGLIGCAATILFFNLFLERIITMLAYIMRWCHERQLRRSGVGGVESRSEDDSLEGWKPSVYYVMLILGIAALLIACSASALYSAMEDWDYFESFYFCFVAFSTIGFGDLVSSQRESYDAQEAYRLGNCLFILMGVCCIYSLFNVISIIIKQTLNWILAKLDRSRAQCPCRGRPYRRRGQACCCCFPQILSQHHNHHPPPGNSRQRAPKRNAVHPAPHNEAAGKQRFTNASVETVCDSETDAGLGPDGGYLTGRRLSGEMISVNDFMANKVSLAILQKQLSETAHGNPRQSHVRQNGFSGGVGAFAIMNNRLQETSVDR comes from the exons ATGCCACGTGGAAGAAATGTCAGCAACAGCTGTTGCCTCCCACTGCACCTGAATGAGGACAATGCCCGTTTTGGCTTGCTGGCAGCCCTTATACTCCTCTACCTGCTCTGTGGGGCGGTAGTGTTCTCCGCTCTGGAACATCCCTCTGAGCTGGAGGCCCACAAACGCTGGGAGGAACAGCTAGCCAACTTCACCCAGCAAAACAGTATAAACCTGAACTCACTCGAGTCCCTGCTAAAGCAATATGAGGAGGCATTTGTGGCTGGGGTACGTGTAGACAAACTACGGCCCCGCTGGGACTTTTCTGGGGCATTTTACTTTGTTGGTACAGTGATCTCCACTATTG GCTTTGGCATGACCACTCCCGTTACCATTGCAGGTAAGATCTTTTTGATATTCTATGGACTTATTGGTTGTGCAGCAACAATCCTCTTCTTCAACCTGTTCCTGGAGCGCATCATCACAATGTTGGCCTACATCATGCGCTGGTGTCACGAGCGCCAACTGCGACGCTCAGGCGTGGGAGGTGTGGAGTCCAGGAGTGAGGACGATAGTTTGGAGGGTTGGAAGCCATCGGTCTACTACGTCATGCTCATTCTAGGCATAGCCGCCCTGCTGATTGCCTGCAGTGCGTCCGCCCTCTACTCTGCCATGGAGGACTGGGACTACTTTGAGTCCTTTTACTTCTGCTTTGTGGCCTTCAGCACCATTGGGTTTGGAGATCTGGTAAGCAGCCAAAGAGAGAGCTATGATGCTCAGGAGGCCTACCGTCTTGGCAACTGCCTCTTCATCCTTATGGGTGTGTGTTGTATTTATTCACTATTTAATGTCATCTCCATCATCATCAAGCAAACTCTCAACTGGATCCTTGCCAAACTGGACCGCAGCAGGGCTCAGTGTCCATGCCGTGGCCGGCCATACAGGAGGCGAGGTCAagcctgctgctgctgcttcccTCAAATACTAAGCCAGCACCACAATCACCACCCTCCACCAGGAAATTCCAGGCAGAGGGCTCCAAAACGCAATGCCGTGCACCCTGCCCCGCATAACGAGGCGGCAGGAAAGCAGCGCTTCACTAATGCGTCAGTGGAAACAGTTTGTGATAGTGAGACTGATGCTGGCTTAGGACCAGATGGAGGTTATCTGACAGGGCGCAGACTGTCTGGAGAAATGATCTCAGTCAATGACTTTATGGCCAACAAGGTTTCTCTGGCCATTTTACAGAAGCAGCTCTCTGAGACTGCTCACGGCAATCCAAGACAGAGCCATGTTCGCCAGAATGGCTTCTCCGGTGGAGTAGGCGCCTTTGCTATCATGAATAACCGCCTTCAGGAGACAAGTGTTGACAGGTAG